Proteins encoded by one window of Brienomyrus brachyistius isolate T26 chromosome 1, BBRACH_0.4, whole genome shotgun sequence:
- the LOC125745372 gene encoding myc box-dependent-interacting protein 1 isoform X8 — translation MAEMSKGVTAGKLASNVQKKITRAQEKVLQKLGKADETKDVQFEEGVINFNKQLVEGSKLQKDLKAYLAAVKAMHESSKRLHECLADMYEPDWYGKDEMDSIAEDTDLLWTDFHQKLVDHALISMDTYLAQFPDIKARIAKRDRKLVDFDSARHHFASLQKGKKKDEVKIAKPVSLLEKAAPGWAQGILSAHHVAQTNLSRNQAEDELGRAQKVFEEINEDLQEELPSLWNSRVGFYVNTFQSVAGLEEKFHREMGKLSQNLNDVMTKLEDQNQPGKAGKLGLKTTATGKRQEGTNNTLSPRGSGPPIPKSPSKASGTTNGSSDEAEMPPGFLYKVKVMHDYGATDGDELDLKAGDVVLVMSYENPEDQDDGWLMGVKEAHWLKKKDLKVKGVFPENFTQRL, via the exons ATGGCTGAGATGAGTAAAGGGGTTACCGCAGGGAAATTGGCCAGTAAtgtgcagaaaaaaataacacGAGCCCAAGAAAAG GTCCTGCAGAAGCTGGGAAAGGCAGACGAGACGAAGGACGTGCAATTTGAGGAGGGTGTGATCAACTTCAACAAGCAGCTG GTAGAGGGCAGCAAACTGCAGAAGGACCTGAAAGCTTACCTCGCCGCAGTAAAAG CAATGCACGAGTCATCCAAACGCTTGCACGAGTGTTTGGCAGACATGTATGAACCAGATTGGTATGGCAAAGACGAGATGGACTCCATTGCTGAG GATACTGATCTGCTATGGACAGACTTCCATCAGAAACTGGTGGATCACGCCCTGATTTCTATGGACACCTACCTGGCTCAGTTCCCAGACATTAAG GCACGGATCGCCAAGCGAGACAGGAAGCTGGTGGATTTTGACAGCGCACGGCACCACTTTGCTTCCCTGCAGAAGGGGAAGAAGAAGGATGAAGTCAAGATCGCCAAG CCGGTCTCGCTCCTGGAGAAGGCTGCCCCAGGCTGGGCTCAGGGGATACTGTCTGCGCATCACGTTGCCCAAACTAACCTGTCGAGAAACCAG GCAGAGGACGAATTGGGAAGGGCTCAGAAGGTCTTTGAGGAGATCAATGAAGACCTGCAAGAGGAACTTCCGTCACTGTGGAACAG TCGTGTTGGCTTCTATGTTAACACATTCCAGAGTGTTGCAGGGCTGGAGGAAAAATTCCACCGAGAAATGGGAAAG CTCAGTCAGAACCTAAATGACGTGATGACCAAACTGGAAGATCAGAACCAGCCCGG AAAGGCAGGTAAACTGGGTCTGAAGACGACAGCCACTGGGAAGAG ACAGGAAGGCACCAATAACACCCTTTCTCCACGAGGATCAGGACCACCCATCCCCAAGTCTCCATCCAAG GCGTCTGGAACCACAAACGGGTCTTCAGATGAAGCCGAAATGCCACCTGGCTTCCTCTACAAA GTCAAGGTGATGCATGATTATGGAGCCACCGATGGGGATGAGCTGGATCTGAAAGCTGGAGATGTGGTACTGGTGATGTCCTATGAGAACCCAGAGGATCAG GATGATGGCTGGCTGATGGGTGTGAAGGAGGCACACTGGCTTAAGAAAAAGGACCTCAAAGTCAAGGGGGTGTTCCCAGAGAACTTCACACAGCGCTTGTGA
- the LOC125745372 gene encoding myc box-dependent-interacting protein 1 isoform X1 yields the protein MAEMSKGVTAGKLASNVQKKITRAQEKVLQKLGKADETKDVQFEEGVINFNKQLVEGSKLQKDLKAYLAAVKAMHESSKRLHECLADMYEPDWYGKDEMDSIAEDTDLLWTDFHQKLVDHALISMDTYLAQFPDIKARIAKRDRKLVDFDSARHHFASLQKGKKKDEVKIAKPVSLLEKAAPGWAQGILSAHHVAQTNLSRNQAEDELGRAQKVFEEINEDLQEELPSLWNSRVGFYVNTFQSVAGLEEKFHREMGKLSQNLNDVMTKLEDQNQPGKAGKLGLKTTATGKRQEGTNNTLSPRGSGPPIPKSPSKLKPGPPVPPPPKVTPSKDVKQENIIDFFDDALVPEINVTSPSQCDSSGGGNLLDMDLDTLPAVSPGGVVSSPSSQAMSCNTWEASGTTNGSSDEAEMPPGFLYKVKVMHDYGATDGDELDLKAGDVVLVMSYENPEDQDDGWLMGVKEAHWLKKKDLKVKGVFPENFTQRL from the exons ATGGCTGAGATGAGTAAAGGGGTTACCGCAGGGAAATTGGCCAGTAAtgtgcagaaaaaaataacacGAGCCCAAGAAAAG GTCCTGCAGAAGCTGGGAAAGGCAGACGAGACGAAGGACGTGCAATTTGAGGAGGGTGTGATCAACTTCAACAAGCAGCTG GTAGAGGGCAGCAAACTGCAGAAGGACCTGAAAGCTTACCTCGCCGCAGTAAAAG CAATGCACGAGTCATCCAAACGCTTGCACGAGTGTTTGGCAGACATGTATGAACCAGATTGGTATGGCAAAGACGAGATGGACTCCATTGCTGAG GATACTGATCTGCTATGGACAGACTTCCATCAGAAACTGGTGGATCACGCCCTGATTTCTATGGACACCTACCTGGCTCAGTTCCCAGACATTAAG GCACGGATCGCCAAGCGAGACAGGAAGCTGGTGGATTTTGACAGCGCACGGCACCACTTTGCTTCCCTGCAGAAGGGGAAGAAGAAGGATGAAGTCAAGATCGCCAAG CCGGTCTCGCTCCTGGAGAAGGCTGCCCCAGGCTGGGCTCAGGGGATACTGTCTGCGCATCACGTTGCCCAAACTAACCTGTCGAGAAACCAG GCAGAGGACGAATTGGGAAGGGCTCAGAAGGTCTTTGAGGAGATCAATGAAGACCTGCAAGAGGAACTTCCGTCACTGTGGAACAG TCGTGTTGGCTTCTATGTTAACACATTCCAGAGTGTTGCAGGGCTGGAGGAAAAATTCCACCGAGAAATGGGAAAG CTCAGTCAGAACCTAAATGACGTGATGACCAAACTGGAAGATCAGAACCAGCCCGG AAAGGCAGGTAAACTGGGTCTGAAGACGACAGCCACTGGGAAGAG ACAGGAAGGCACCAATAACACCCTTTCTCCACGAGGATCAGGACCACCCATCCCCAAGTCTCCATCCAAG CTGAAGCCGGGGCCGCCGGTACCCCCACCACCCAAAGTGACCCCGTCGAAAGATGTGAAGCAGGAAAACATCATCGACTTCTTTGATGACGCACTCGTGCCCGAGATTAATGTAACCTCCCCTTCACAG TGTGATTCTTCTGGGGGGGGTAATCTGCTTGATATGGATTTGGATACACTACCTGCAGTCAGCCCAGGGGGTGTGGTCTCATCCCCATCCTCCCAG GCGATGTCATGTAACACGTGGGAG GCGTCTGGAACCACAAACGGGTCTTCAGATGAAGCCGAAATGCCACCTGGCTTCCTCTACAAA GTCAAGGTGATGCATGATTATGGAGCCACCGATGGGGATGAGCTGGATCTGAAAGCTGGAGATGTGGTACTGGTGATGTCCTATGAGAACCCAGAGGATCAG GATGATGGCTGGCTGATGGGTGTGAAGGAGGCACACTGGCTTAAGAAAAAGGACCTCAAAGTCAAGGGGGTGTTCCCAGAGAACTTCACACAGCGCTTGTGA
- the LOC125745372 gene encoding myc box-dependent-interacting protein 1 isoform X2, with protein MAEMSKGVTAGKLASNVQKKITRAQEKVLQKLGKADETKDVQFEEGVINFNKQLVEGSKLQKDLKAYLAAVKAMHESSKRLHECLADMYEPDWYGKDEMDSIAEDTDLLWTDFHQKLVDHALISMDTYLAQFPDIKARIAKRDRKLVDFDSARHHFASLQKGKKKDEVKIAKPVSLLEKAAPGWAQGILSAHHVAQTNLSRNQAEDELGRAQKVFEEINEDLQEELPSLWNSRVGFYVNTFQSVAGLEEKFHREMGKLSQNLNDVMTKLEDQNQPGQEGTNNTLSPRGSGPPIPKSPSKLKPGPPVPPPPKVTPSKDVKQENIIDFFDDALVPEINVTSPSQCDSSGGGNLLDMDLDTLPAVSPGGVVSSPSSQAMSCNTWEASGTTNGSSDEAEMPPGFLYKVKVMHDYGATDGDELDLKAGDVVLVMSYENPEDQDDGWLMGVKEAHWLKKKDLKVKGVFPENFTQRL; from the exons ATGGCTGAGATGAGTAAAGGGGTTACCGCAGGGAAATTGGCCAGTAAtgtgcagaaaaaaataacacGAGCCCAAGAAAAG GTCCTGCAGAAGCTGGGAAAGGCAGACGAGACGAAGGACGTGCAATTTGAGGAGGGTGTGATCAACTTCAACAAGCAGCTG GTAGAGGGCAGCAAACTGCAGAAGGACCTGAAAGCTTACCTCGCCGCAGTAAAAG CAATGCACGAGTCATCCAAACGCTTGCACGAGTGTTTGGCAGACATGTATGAACCAGATTGGTATGGCAAAGACGAGATGGACTCCATTGCTGAG GATACTGATCTGCTATGGACAGACTTCCATCAGAAACTGGTGGATCACGCCCTGATTTCTATGGACACCTACCTGGCTCAGTTCCCAGACATTAAG GCACGGATCGCCAAGCGAGACAGGAAGCTGGTGGATTTTGACAGCGCACGGCACCACTTTGCTTCCCTGCAGAAGGGGAAGAAGAAGGATGAAGTCAAGATCGCCAAG CCGGTCTCGCTCCTGGAGAAGGCTGCCCCAGGCTGGGCTCAGGGGATACTGTCTGCGCATCACGTTGCCCAAACTAACCTGTCGAGAAACCAG GCAGAGGACGAATTGGGAAGGGCTCAGAAGGTCTTTGAGGAGATCAATGAAGACCTGCAAGAGGAACTTCCGTCACTGTGGAACAG TCGTGTTGGCTTCTATGTTAACACATTCCAGAGTGTTGCAGGGCTGGAGGAAAAATTCCACCGAGAAATGGGAAAG CTCAGTCAGAACCTAAATGACGTGATGACCAAACTGGAAGATCAGAACCAGCCCGG ACAGGAAGGCACCAATAACACCCTTTCTCCACGAGGATCAGGACCACCCATCCCCAAGTCTCCATCCAAG CTGAAGCCGGGGCCGCCGGTACCCCCACCACCCAAAGTGACCCCGTCGAAAGATGTGAAGCAGGAAAACATCATCGACTTCTTTGATGACGCACTCGTGCCCGAGATTAATGTAACCTCCCCTTCACAG TGTGATTCTTCTGGGGGGGGTAATCTGCTTGATATGGATTTGGATACACTACCTGCAGTCAGCCCAGGGGGTGTGGTCTCATCCCCATCCTCCCAG GCGATGTCATGTAACACGTGGGAG GCGTCTGGAACCACAAACGGGTCTTCAGATGAAGCCGAAATGCCACCTGGCTTCCTCTACAAA GTCAAGGTGATGCATGATTATGGAGCCACCGATGGGGATGAGCTGGATCTGAAAGCTGGAGATGTGGTACTGGTGATGTCCTATGAGAACCCAGAGGATCAG GATGATGGCTGGCTGATGGGTGTGAAGGAGGCACACTGGCTTAAGAAAAAGGACCTCAAAGTCAAGGGGGTGTTCCCAGAGAACTTCACACAGCGCTTGTGA
- the LOC125745372 gene encoding myc box-dependent-interacting protein 1 isoform X4 translates to MAEMSKGVTAGKLASNVQKKITRAQEKVLQKLGKADETKDVQFEEGVINFNKQLVEGSKLQKDLKAYLAAVKAMHESSKRLHECLADMYEPDWYGKDEMDSIAEDTDLLWTDFHQKLVDHALISMDTYLAQFPDIKARIAKRDRKLVDFDSARHHFASLQKGKKKDEVKIAKAEDELGRAQKVFEEINEDLQEELPSLWNSRVGFYVNTFQSVAGLEEKFHREMGKLSQNLNDVMTKLEDQNQPGKAGKLGLKTTATGKRQEGTNNTLSPRGSGPPIPKSPSKLKPGPPVPPPPKVTPSKDVKQENIIDFFDDALVPEINVTSPSQCDSSGGGNLLDMDLDTLPAVSPGGVVSSPSSQAMSCNTWEASGTTNGSSDEAEMPPGFLYKVKVMHDYGATDGDELDLKAGDVVLVMSYENPEDQDDGWLMGVKEAHWLKKKDLKVKGVFPENFTQRL, encoded by the exons ATGGCTGAGATGAGTAAAGGGGTTACCGCAGGGAAATTGGCCAGTAAtgtgcagaaaaaaataacacGAGCCCAAGAAAAG GTCCTGCAGAAGCTGGGAAAGGCAGACGAGACGAAGGACGTGCAATTTGAGGAGGGTGTGATCAACTTCAACAAGCAGCTG GTAGAGGGCAGCAAACTGCAGAAGGACCTGAAAGCTTACCTCGCCGCAGTAAAAG CAATGCACGAGTCATCCAAACGCTTGCACGAGTGTTTGGCAGACATGTATGAACCAGATTGGTATGGCAAAGACGAGATGGACTCCATTGCTGAG GATACTGATCTGCTATGGACAGACTTCCATCAGAAACTGGTGGATCACGCCCTGATTTCTATGGACACCTACCTGGCTCAGTTCCCAGACATTAAG GCACGGATCGCCAAGCGAGACAGGAAGCTGGTGGATTTTGACAGCGCACGGCACCACTTTGCTTCCCTGCAGAAGGGGAAGAAGAAGGATGAAGTCAAGATCGCCAAG GCAGAGGACGAATTGGGAAGGGCTCAGAAGGTCTTTGAGGAGATCAATGAAGACCTGCAAGAGGAACTTCCGTCACTGTGGAACAG TCGTGTTGGCTTCTATGTTAACACATTCCAGAGTGTTGCAGGGCTGGAGGAAAAATTCCACCGAGAAATGGGAAAG CTCAGTCAGAACCTAAATGACGTGATGACCAAACTGGAAGATCAGAACCAGCCCGG AAAGGCAGGTAAACTGGGTCTGAAGACGACAGCCACTGGGAAGAG ACAGGAAGGCACCAATAACACCCTTTCTCCACGAGGATCAGGACCACCCATCCCCAAGTCTCCATCCAAG CTGAAGCCGGGGCCGCCGGTACCCCCACCACCCAAAGTGACCCCGTCGAAAGATGTGAAGCAGGAAAACATCATCGACTTCTTTGATGACGCACTCGTGCCCGAGATTAATGTAACCTCCCCTTCACAG TGTGATTCTTCTGGGGGGGGTAATCTGCTTGATATGGATTTGGATACACTACCTGCAGTCAGCCCAGGGGGTGTGGTCTCATCCCCATCCTCCCAG GCGATGTCATGTAACACGTGGGAG GCGTCTGGAACCACAAACGGGTCTTCAGATGAAGCCGAAATGCCACCTGGCTTCCTCTACAAA GTCAAGGTGATGCATGATTATGGAGCCACCGATGGGGATGAGCTGGATCTGAAAGCTGGAGATGTGGTACTGGTGATGTCCTATGAGAACCCAGAGGATCAG GATGATGGCTGGCTGATGGGTGTGAAGGAGGCACACTGGCTTAAGAAAAAGGACCTCAAAGTCAAGGGGGTGTTCCCAGAGAACTTCACACAGCGCTTGTGA
- the LOC125745372 gene encoding myc box-dependent-interacting protein 1 isoform X5 produces the protein MAEMSKGVTAGKLASNVQKKITRAQEKVLQKLGKADETKDVQFEEGVINFNKQLVEGSKLQKDLKAYLAAVKAMHESSKRLHECLADMYEPDWYGKDEMDSIAEDTDLLWTDFHQKLVDHALISMDTYLAQFPDIKARIAKRDRKLVDFDSARHHFASLQKGKKKDEVKIAKPVSLLEKAAPGWAQGILSAHHVAQTNLSRNQAEDELGRAQKVFEEINEDLQEELPSLWNSRVGFYVNTFQSVAGLEEKFHREMGKLSQNLNDVMTKLEDQNQPGKAGKLGLKTTATGKRQEGTNNTLSPRGSGPPIPKSPSKLKPGPPVPPPPKVTPSKDVKQENIIDFFDDALVPEINVTSPSQAMSCNTWEASGTTNGSSDEAEMPPGFLYKVKVMHDYGATDGDELDLKAGDVVLVMSYENPEDQDDGWLMGVKEAHWLKKKDLKVKGVFPENFTQRL, from the exons ATGGCTGAGATGAGTAAAGGGGTTACCGCAGGGAAATTGGCCAGTAAtgtgcagaaaaaaataacacGAGCCCAAGAAAAG GTCCTGCAGAAGCTGGGAAAGGCAGACGAGACGAAGGACGTGCAATTTGAGGAGGGTGTGATCAACTTCAACAAGCAGCTG GTAGAGGGCAGCAAACTGCAGAAGGACCTGAAAGCTTACCTCGCCGCAGTAAAAG CAATGCACGAGTCATCCAAACGCTTGCACGAGTGTTTGGCAGACATGTATGAACCAGATTGGTATGGCAAAGACGAGATGGACTCCATTGCTGAG GATACTGATCTGCTATGGACAGACTTCCATCAGAAACTGGTGGATCACGCCCTGATTTCTATGGACACCTACCTGGCTCAGTTCCCAGACATTAAG GCACGGATCGCCAAGCGAGACAGGAAGCTGGTGGATTTTGACAGCGCACGGCACCACTTTGCTTCCCTGCAGAAGGGGAAGAAGAAGGATGAAGTCAAGATCGCCAAG CCGGTCTCGCTCCTGGAGAAGGCTGCCCCAGGCTGGGCTCAGGGGATACTGTCTGCGCATCACGTTGCCCAAACTAACCTGTCGAGAAACCAG GCAGAGGACGAATTGGGAAGGGCTCAGAAGGTCTTTGAGGAGATCAATGAAGACCTGCAAGAGGAACTTCCGTCACTGTGGAACAG TCGTGTTGGCTTCTATGTTAACACATTCCAGAGTGTTGCAGGGCTGGAGGAAAAATTCCACCGAGAAATGGGAAAG CTCAGTCAGAACCTAAATGACGTGATGACCAAACTGGAAGATCAGAACCAGCCCGG AAAGGCAGGTAAACTGGGTCTGAAGACGACAGCCACTGGGAAGAG ACAGGAAGGCACCAATAACACCCTTTCTCCACGAGGATCAGGACCACCCATCCCCAAGTCTCCATCCAAG CTGAAGCCGGGGCCGCCGGTACCCCCACCACCCAAAGTGACCCCGTCGAAAGATGTGAAGCAGGAAAACATCATCGACTTCTTTGATGACGCACTCGTGCCCGAGATTAATGTAACCTCCCCTTCACAG GCGATGTCATGTAACACGTGGGAG GCGTCTGGAACCACAAACGGGTCTTCAGATGAAGCCGAAATGCCACCTGGCTTCCTCTACAAA GTCAAGGTGATGCATGATTATGGAGCCACCGATGGGGATGAGCTGGATCTGAAAGCTGGAGATGTGGTACTGGTGATGTCCTATGAGAACCCAGAGGATCAG GATGATGGCTGGCTGATGGGTGTGAAGGAGGCACACTGGCTTAAGAAAAAGGACCTCAAAGTCAAGGGGGTGTTCCCAGAGAACTTCACACAGCGCTTGTGA
- the LOC125745372 gene encoding myc box-dependent-interacting protein 1 isoform X6 has product MAEMSKGVTAGKLASNVQKKITRAQEKVLQKLGKADETKDVQFEEGVINFNKQLVEGSKLQKDLKAYLAAVKAMHESSKRLHECLADMYEPDWYGKDEMDSIAEDTDLLWTDFHQKLVDHALISMDTYLAQFPDIKARIAKRDRKLVDFDSARHHFASLQKGKKKDEVKIAKPVSLLEKAAPGWAQGILSAHHVAQTNLSRNQAEDELGRAQKVFEEINEDLQEELPSLWNSRVGFYVNTFQSVAGLEEKFHREMGKLSQNLNDVMTKLEDQNQPGKAGKLGLKTTATGKRQEGTNNTLSPRGSGPPIPKSPSKLKPGPPVPPPPKVTPSKDVKQENIIDFFDDALVPEINVTSPSQASGTTNGSSDEAEMPPGFLYKVKVMHDYGATDGDELDLKAGDVVLVMSYENPEDQDDGWLMGVKEAHWLKKKDLKVKGVFPENFTQRL; this is encoded by the exons ATGGCTGAGATGAGTAAAGGGGTTACCGCAGGGAAATTGGCCAGTAAtgtgcagaaaaaaataacacGAGCCCAAGAAAAG GTCCTGCAGAAGCTGGGAAAGGCAGACGAGACGAAGGACGTGCAATTTGAGGAGGGTGTGATCAACTTCAACAAGCAGCTG GTAGAGGGCAGCAAACTGCAGAAGGACCTGAAAGCTTACCTCGCCGCAGTAAAAG CAATGCACGAGTCATCCAAACGCTTGCACGAGTGTTTGGCAGACATGTATGAACCAGATTGGTATGGCAAAGACGAGATGGACTCCATTGCTGAG GATACTGATCTGCTATGGACAGACTTCCATCAGAAACTGGTGGATCACGCCCTGATTTCTATGGACACCTACCTGGCTCAGTTCCCAGACATTAAG GCACGGATCGCCAAGCGAGACAGGAAGCTGGTGGATTTTGACAGCGCACGGCACCACTTTGCTTCCCTGCAGAAGGGGAAGAAGAAGGATGAAGTCAAGATCGCCAAG CCGGTCTCGCTCCTGGAGAAGGCTGCCCCAGGCTGGGCTCAGGGGATACTGTCTGCGCATCACGTTGCCCAAACTAACCTGTCGAGAAACCAG GCAGAGGACGAATTGGGAAGGGCTCAGAAGGTCTTTGAGGAGATCAATGAAGACCTGCAAGAGGAACTTCCGTCACTGTGGAACAG TCGTGTTGGCTTCTATGTTAACACATTCCAGAGTGTTGCAGGGCTGGAGGAAAAATTCCACCGAGAAATGGGAAAG CTCAGTCAGAACCTAAATGACGTGATGACCAAACTGGAAGATCAGAACCAGCCCGG AAAGGCAGGTAAACTGGGTCTGAAGACGACAGCCACTGGGAAGAG ACAGGAAGGCACCAATAACACCCTTTCTCCACGAGGATCAGGACCACCCATCCCCAAGTCTCCATCCAAG CTGAAGCCGGGGCCGCCGGTACCCCCACCACCCAAAGTGACCCCGTCGAAAGATGTGAAGCAGGAAAACATCATCGACTTCTTTGATGACGCACTCGTGCCCGAGATTAATGTAACCTCCCCTTCACAG GCGTCTGGAACCACAAACGGGTCTTCAGATGAAGCCGAAATGCCACCTGGCTTCCTCTACAAA GTCAAGGTGATGCATGATTATGGAGCCACCGATGGGGATGAGCTGGATCTGAAAGCTGGAGATGTGGTACTGGTGATGTCCTATGAGAACCCAGAGGATCAG GATGATGGCTGGCTGATGGGTGTGAAGGAGGCACACTGGCTTAAGAAAAAGGACCTCAAAGTCAAGGGGGTGTTCCCAGAGAACTTCACACAGCGCTTGTGA
- the LOC125745372 gene encoding myc box-dependent-interacting protein 1 isoform X7, with the protein MAEMSKGVTAGKLASNVQKKITRAQEKVLQKLGKADETKDVQFEEGVINFNKQLVEGSKLQKDLKAYLAAVKAMHESSKRLHECLADMYEPDWYGKDEMDSIAEDTDLLWTDFHQKLVDHALISMDTYLAQFPDIKARIAKRDRKLVDFDSARHHFASLQKGKKKDEVKIAKPVSLLEKAAPGWAQGILSAHHVAQTNLSRNQAEDELGRAQKVFEEINEDLQEELPSLWNSRVGFYVNTFQSVAGLEEKFHREMGKLSQNLNDVMTKLEDQNQPGKAGKLGLKTTATGKRQEGTNNTLSPRGSGPPIPKSPSKAMSCNTWEASGTTNGSSDEAEMPPGFLYKVKVMHDYGATDGDELDLKAGDVVLVMSYENPEDQDDGWLMGVKEAHWLKKKDLKVKGVFPENFTQRL; encoded by the exons ATGGCTGAGATGAGTAAAGGGGTTACCGCAGGGAAATTGGCCAGTAAtgtgcagaaaaaaataacacGAGCCCAAGAAAAG GTCCTGCAGAAGCTGGGAAAGGCAGACGAGACGAAGGACGTGCAATTTGAGGAGGGTGTGATCAACTTCAACAAGCAGCTG GTAGAGGGCAGCAAACTGCAGAAGGACCTGAAAGCTTACCTCGCCGCAGTAAAAG CAATGCACGAGTCATCCAAACGCTTGCACGAGTGTTTGGCAGACATGTATGAACCAGATTGGTATGGCAAAGACGAGATGGACTCCATTGCTGAG GATACTGATCTGCTATGGACAGACTTCCATCAGAAACTGGTGGATCACGCCCTGATTTCTATGGACACCTACCTGGCTCAGTTCCCAGACATTAAG GCACGGATCGCCAAGCGAGACAGGAAGCTGGTGGATTTTGACAGCGCACGGCACCACTTTGCTTCCCTGCAGAAGGGGAAGAAGAAGGATGAAGTCAAGATCGCCAAG CCGGTCTCGCTCCTGGAGAAGGCTGCCCCAGGCTGGGCTCAGGGGATACTGTCTGCGCATCACGTTGCCCAAACTAACCTGTCGAGAAACCAG GCAGAGGACGAATTGGGAAGGGCTCAGAAGGTCTTTGAGGAGATCAATGAAGACCTGCAAGAGGAACTTCCGTCACTGTGGAACAG TCGTGTTGGCTTCTATGTTAACACATTCCAGAGTGTTGCAGGGCTGGAGGAAAAATTCCACCGAGAAATGGGAAAG CTCAGTCAGAACCTAAATGACGTGATGACCAAACTGGAAGATCAGAACCAGCCCGG AAAGGCAGGTAAACTGGGTCTGAAGACGACAGCCACTGGGAAGAG ACAGGAAGGCACCAATAACACCCTTTCTCCACGAGGATCAGGACCACCCATCCCCAAGTCTCCATCCAAG GCGATGTCATGTAACACGTGGGAG GCGTCTGGAACCACAAACGGGTCTTCAGATGAAGCCGAAATGCCACCTGGCTTCCTCTACAAA GTCAAGGTGATGCATGATTATGGAGCCACCGATGGGGATGAGCTGGATCTGAAAGCTGGAGATGTGGTACTGGTGATGTCCTATGAGAACCCAGAGGATCAG GATGATGGCTGGCTGATGGGTGTGAAGGAGGCACACTGGCTTAAGAAAAAGGACCTCAAAGTCAAGGGGGTGTTCCCAGAGAACTTCACACAGCGCTTGTGA